The Cucumis melo cultivar AY chromosome 6, USDA_Cmelo_AY_1.0, whole genome shotgun sequence genome includes a region encoding these proteins:
- the LOC103483793 gene encoding tubby-like F-box protein 3: MSLKSIIQEMRSRSRRVVQDGSTPEVGDALAQSCWAYMPQELLREVLVRIESSENAWPPRKTVVACAGVCRSWRRITKEIVKTPEVSARLTFPISVKQPGPRDLLLHCFIKRNRSAQTYCLYLSLTSALADDGKFLLAARKCRRATCTDYIISLHADDMSKASGTFVGKLRSNFLGTKFTIFDGQPPHAGAKISKSRSSRLVGLKQVSPKVPAGNYPVAHISYELNVLGSRGPRRMHCVMDAIPASSIEPGGVAPIQTEFSPSRIDFLPSLRFSWSKSNHTDNQPSGSSTNQKDGVLVLRNKAPRWHEQLQCWCLNFHGRVTIASVKNFQLVASPENGVAGPEHEKIILQFGKVGKDIFTMDYRYPISAFQAFAICLSSFDTKIACE, translated from the exons ATGTCTTTGAAGAGTATAATTCAGGAAATGAGATCCAGGTCCCGCCGCGTCGTTCAGGATGGATCCACGCCCGAAGTCGGCGACGCTTTGGCGCAGAGCTGTTGGGCTTACATGCCTCAGGAGTTGTTGAGAGAGGTCTTGGTTAGAATCGAGAGTTCTGAGAATGCTTGGCCTCCGCGGAAGACCGTGGTGGCCTGCGCTGGAGTTTGCCGGAGTTGGAGACGGATTACTAAGGAGATTGTAAAAACTCCTGAGGTTTCTGCTAGATTGACGTTTCCTATTTCTGTTAAACAG CCTGGTCCAAGGGATTTGCTTCTTCATTGCTTCATAAAACGGAATCGATCCGCACAAACTTATTGCCTTTACCTTAGTTTGACTAGTG CACTTGCTGACGATGGAAAGTTTCTTCTTGCTGCCCGTAAATGTCGACGGGCCACCTGCACTGATTATATAATATCTTTGCATGCTGATGACATGTCCAAGGCAAGTGGCACCTTTGTTGGAAAATTGAG atctAATTTTTTAGGAACAAAGTTCACCATCTTTGATGGACAGCCACCTCATGCAGGAGCCAAAATTTCAAAGAGTCGTTCCTCTAGGCTCGTGGGCCTGAAACAAGTATCACCTAAAGTTCCTGCCGGCAACTACCCTGTGGCTCACATCTCATATGAATTAAATGTCTTGGGTTCAAG GGGTCCAAGGAGAATGCATTGTGTAATGGATGCTATTCCTGCCTCTTCTATCGAGCCAGGAGGGGTGGCTCCAATACAGACTGAATTCTCGCCGAGCCGTATAGATTTTCTTCCATCATTGCGATTTTCCTGGTCAAAATCGAATCACACAGACAATCAACCATCGGGATCTTCAACTAATCAGAAAGATGGAGTTCTAGTGCTTAGGAACAAGGCGCCTCGGTGGCACGAACAGCTCCAATGTTGGTGTTTGAACTTCCATGGGCGAGTGACAATCGCTTCTgtgaaaaattttcaattagTAGCTTCACCTGAAAATGGAGTTGCCGGACCTGAACATGAGAAGATAATCCTTCAATTTGGAAAAGTAGGAAAGGATATATTTACTATGGACTACAGATATCCAATCTCAGCGTTTCAAGCTTTTGCCATCTGTCTCAGTAGCTTTGACACAAAGATCGCTTGTGAATGA
- the LOC103483794 gene encoding probable serine/threonine-protein kinase At1g54610, whose product MGCVFGREVSEDPVQKEEEERRQKAEEEIRVSVKPEVVQVQVNNARNGGSRKEVEDDRGSRQRSERRRRPNPRSSNPPKHVHGEQVAAGWPSWLSAVAGEAINGWIPRRADSFEKLDKIGQGTYSNVYKARDTLTGKIVALKKVRFDNLEPESVRFMAREILILRRLDHPNVVKLEGLVTSRMSCSLYLVFEYMEHDLAGLAASPTIKFTEPQVKCYMNQLLSGLEHCHNRHVLHRDIKGSNLLIGNDGILKIADFGLASVFDPNHKQPMTSRVVTLWYRPPELLLGATDYGVGVDLWSAGCILAELLAGKPIMPGRTEVEQLHKIFKLCGSPTDEYWKKSRLPHATIFRPQHSYKRCITETFKDFPPSSLPLIETLLAIDPAERQTATAALNSEFFTTKPYACEPSSLPKYPPSKEMDAKLRDEEARRLRAAGRSNVDGVKKSRARDRAVRAIPAPEANAELQANLDRRRLITHANAKSKSEKFPPPHQDGALGYPLASSHHIDPIYDPPDVPFSTMNFSYPKANIHTWSGPLMDPAAVGAPRRKKHTAGDGHSSKSSKDLRKDKSSVRI is encoded by the exons ATGGGGTGTGTTTTTGGGCGAGAGGTGTCTGAGGATCCCGTCCAGAAAGAGGAGGAAGAGAGAAGACAGAAGGCAGAGGAGGAAATTAGGGTTTCTGTTAAGCCGGAGGTTGTTCAGGTTCAGGTTAACAATGCTCGTAATGGTGGAAGTAGGAAGGAGGTTGAAGATGATAGAGGTTCGAGGCAGAGAAGTGAGCGGCGGCGACGGCCGAATCCGAGATCGAGTAATCCGCCAAAACATGTGCATGGGGAGCAAGTTGCCGCCGGTTGGCCGTCTTGGCTCTCTGCTGTCGCCGGGGAAGCTATCAACGGATGGATTCCTCGCCGTGCTGACTCTTTTGAGAAGCTTGATAAA ATTGGGCAAGGGACGTATAGTAATGTGTACAAAGCAAGGGATACTTTGACAGGGAAGATTGTGGCTCTAAAGAAAGTTCGTTTTGACAATTTGGAGCCTGAGAGTGTGAGATTTATGGCCCGAGAGATTCTCATCCTGCGGCGTTTGGATCATCCCAATGTTGTAAAACTCGAAGGTTTGGTGACGTCCCGGATGTCGTGTAGTTTATATCTTGTATTTGAATACATGGAGCACGATTTGGCTGGACTTGCTGCGAGCCCCACGATCAAGTTTACAGAACCGCAG GTTAAATGTTACATGAACCAATTGTTATCAGGGCTCGAACACTGTCACAACCGCCACGTGCTGCATCGTGATATAAAGGGATCTAATCTTCTGATTGGTAATGATGGGATCCTTAAGATAGCGGATTTTGGATTGGCTTCGGTCTTTGATCCCAACCACAAGCAGCCAATGACAAGTAGGGTGGTTACTCTATGGTATCGACCTCCCGAACTTCTTCTTGGAGCCACTGATTATGGTGTTGGCGTAGACCTTTGGAGTGCTGGCTGCATTTTAGCTGAGCTGTTAGCCGGAAAGCCTATAATGCCCGGTCGCACAGAG GTCGAGCAGCTACATAAGATATTCAAGTTATGTGGCTCTCCTACAGATGAATACTGGAAAAAGTCAAGGTTGCCTCATGCAACCATATTCAGACCTCAACATTCATACAAGAGATGCATAACAGAGACATTTAAAGACTTCCCACCATCGTCTCTGCCACTTATCGAGACACTTCTTGCAATCGATCCAGCTGAACGCCAGACCGCCACTGCTGCTTTAAACAGTGAA TTTTTCACTACCAAACCATATGCTTGTGAGCCTTCCAGCCTCCCCAAGTATCCTCCAAGCAAGGAAATGGATGCAAAATTGCGGGATGAAGAAGCAAGAAG GCTAAGGGCTGCTGGCAGAAGCAATGTAGATGGGGTGAAGAAATCACGAGCACGTGATCGAGCTGTTCGTGCAATACCTGCTCCAGAAGCCAATGCTGAGCTTCAAGCCAATCTTGAT AGGCGGCGTCTCATAACACACGCGAATGCGAAGAGCAAGAGTGAAAAGTTTCCTCCTCCACATCAAGATGGAGCACTTGGCTACCCTCTAGCATCTTCGCATCACATTGATCCAATCTACGATCCTCCCGACGTTCCATTTAGCACGATGAATTTCTCGTATCCAAAAGCAAACATTCACACATGGTCTGGTCCTTTGATGGACCCAGCTGCTGTTGGTGCTCCAAGAAGGAAAAAACACACAGCAGGTGACGGGCATTCATCAAAATCATCTAAGGACTTACGAAAAGATAAGAGTTCTGTTCGGATCTAA
- the LOC103483795 gene encoding divinyl chlorophyllide a 8-vinyl-reductase, chloroplastic: MSICSTVGAGFNLHSPANTINSTRLSSHFVYRIPVSSFSFSFQTSSLRLSQTPKFSRKGRNRIVVSSAPVVESTNSSFRAKNPKDTNVLVVGSTGYIGNFVVKELVSRGFNVIAIAREKSGIRGRNSKERTSDQLKGANVCFSDVSHLDVLEKSLGDLDVPIDVVVSCLASRTGGIKDSWKIDYEATKNSLVAGRNRGASHFVLLSAICVQKPLLEFQRAKLKFEAELMEAAKEDSGFTYSIVRPTAFFKSLGGQVELVKDGKPYVMFGDGKLCACKPISEQDLASFIADCVLSEDKINQVLPIGGPGKALTPLEQGEILFRLLGKEPNFLKVPIGIMDFAIGVLDFLVKFFPAMEDAAEYGKIGRYYAAESMLLLDPETGEYSADKTPSYGKDTLEDFFERVLREGMAGQELGEQSVF, from the coding sequence ATGTCCATTTGCTCCACCGTCGGTGCCGGATTCAACCTTCATTCGCCGGCGAATACCATCAATTCAACCCGTTTATCTTCTCATTTCGTCTATCGGATTCCGGTGAGTtcattctctttctcttttcaaacTTCTTCTTTACGTTTATCACAAACCCCCAAATTCAGTAGGAAAGGACGAAATCGCATTGTAGTTTCTTCGGCCCCAGTTGTTGAATCCACTAATTCTTCGTTTAGAGCCAAAAACCCTAAAGATACTAATGTTTTGGTAGTGGGTTCTACTGGGTATATCGGGAATTTTGTGGTTAAGGAGCTGGTTAGTAGAGGGTTCAATGTCATTGCCATTGCTAGGGAGAAGAGTGGAATTAGAGGTAGAAACAGTAAGGAACGAACATCTGATCAGTTGAAAGGAGCTAATGTTTGTTTTTCAGATGTGTCCCATTTGGATGTTTTGGAGAAATCTTTAGGGGATCTGGATGTGCCTATTGATGTTGTGGTTTCTTGCCTTGCTAGCCGAACTGGTGGCATAAAGGATTCTTGGAAAATTGATTATGAGGCTACAAAGAACAGTTTAGTGGCTGGAAGAAATCGTGGGGCTTCTCATTTTGTGTTGCTTTCTGCAATTTGTGTGCAGAAACCTCTTCTTGAATTCCAACGTGCTAAGCTCAAATTTGAGGCTGAGCTAATGGAAGCAGCTAAAGAAGATAGTGGATTTACATACAGCATTGTTAGACCAACTGCTTTCTTTAAGAGCTTAGGAGGTCAAGTTGAGTTGGTGAAAGATGGTAAGCCATATGTGATGTTTGGGGATGGGAAGTTGTGTGCGTGCAAGCCAATCAGCGAGCAGGATTTGGCTTCTTTTATTGCAGATTGTGTGTTGAGTGAAGATAAAATCAATCAGGTTTTGCCCATTGGTGGCCCCGGGAAAGCGTTGACTCCGTTAGAACAAGGTGAGATCTTGTTTAGGCTGTTGGGGAAAGAACCGAACTTCTTGAAAGTACCGATTGGGATTATGGATTTTGCCATTGGAGTTCTCGATTTCCTTGTCAAGTTCTTTCCTGCAATGGAAGATGCTGCTGAGTATGGGAAAATTGGAAGATATTATGCAGCTGAGAGTATGTTGCTTTTAGATCCTGAAACTGGAGAGTACAGTGCAGATAAAACACCAAGTTACGGAAAGGACACATTAGAAGACTTCTTTGAAAGGGTCCTCAGGGAAGGGATGGCTGGTCAAGAATTAGGTGAACAGAGcgttttttga